GATATACCGGAGAAGCCCGGTGGTGTCTCTCTGGTCGGCATAGCCCTTGAGAGCCAGCAGGTTATGCCGGAGGTCATGCCTTGCAGCCCGCGTCCCCTCAATATTTTTCTGAAGATGCTCGTACTGTTCCTTCTGAAGCTCGATCTGAAGGTCCATAACGCTCAGCTTTGACTGCAGTCTGGAATTGGTGAAGCTCTCTAACAGAGTGCGCATGACAATGTAGTAAGTCATGATGGTACCGATAATCCACGCGACAGGCAGCAAAAAAAGGCTGTTGTGCCAGACAAGGCTGCTGTCGCAGAAGGTGGGGTACAGGCCGATTCGGAAAATGCAGTAAAAGGATATGGGTATGATCCAAAGGTAACGCCATGCGTGCATGTCGCTGGTCTGCTCGATGACAGGCTTGATAATTTTCTGCATAAACCAAAACAGGAATGGAAAAGCGGCCAATTCCAATAGCACAAGGGTGATTGTAAAATCAAGCGGATAATCAAAAGGGCCGAAACGACTACTCCAGACAATATTAAAAGTTTTTGCCAGAAGCTGAATATAGTCGTTGTAGTTGGTCAGAAAGCATAAAACAAAAAGATTCGTAAAATAATTATCCCGTATACAGAAAAGAGCCGCTGCAACGATAAAGAGCAGGAATACAAAGCTCAGAACACCGCGGATACTGTAAAAGGTACTGCCTGGCGTGAAATAAATATTTGTAATAAACACGCTGAAGGCAAGGGTAGAGACCATTATAACAAACCAAACCCATTTGGGAACCCGAATATGCTCGATAAAGACTGCAAAAAAACAAAAAAAACAGGGGATAAGCTGAGCAAGGCAGGTCACAACAGCGATTCGCGCGTCCAAAATCAAAGCCTCCTGTTTAATTTGTCAAATTCATAGTTGGCATAGCGCTGCCTGATCTCTGTGCGAAGCCCGCGGTTGATGGGTACCCGTTCGCCTGAAAGCATGACAAAATCCTTTTCGTCAAGCACATCGACCTCATCCATGTTTACAATGCAGTTTCGGTAGCAGTTGACAAACTGAGGATAGGGCAGCAGCAGCGCCGAAAAATCTGAAAAAGGCATATAGCATTTGACAATGCGCCGTTTAGTATGGATGTAGATATAGTGGTTGGAGTAATCCGTATAAACGATATCCTTTAAAAAGATTTTTACATGGGTCCGCCCTTCCTTCACCTCAATGTAGCGGCTCTGCTTGAACAGCGTTTCGTCACAATAGCGCATGGTTTCTTCAAAAACCTCATAGCTGTAAGGCTTGACCAGATAGTCGAAAGCCCGGACCCTGAATCCCTTTACCGCGTGAAACTGGCTGGTGGTCGAAAAAATGAGCAGACAATCGCTGTCTGTCTCACGGATTTTTTCTGCCGTTTCAATGCCATTCAAACCATCCATGTAAATATCCAAAAAAATAAGATCAAAGGTGTGCGGGGTAAAGCACTCAAGAAAATGGCTGCCGCTTTTAAAGAGCGTAACCTCCGCATCAAGCTGGTGATCGGCGCAGTAACGGTGGATGTACTCGGAGAGCAGTTCACATTCTGTTCTTAAATCATCGATAATCGCGATTTTCATAAAGACATCCCCCTTTCATAATTATTGCAATCAAATTTTAACACATTATGTTAAAAAAGACTGGAAATTCAGATGACAAAATTGGTAAAAAAAAGACGTTTTCGGTAAGAGTGTTGATTCTGTTTTTTTAGACAGTTATGATTATAGTGTTACTTAATAAGATCTTAAGAAAATGAGAAGCAGACGCTTTTCATCCATTAAGATAGCAACGCGGCGCTCTGTTTTTGTATTACATCAATATGCTTTCACAGTGTGAACACATATCCTCTCATCCAATCGTAATGCAGTAAACCCTGCCCGCGCTGCATGAAGTTAGAAACAGTGAGACAATGGTGTTCCGATTCCGCTTTGCGGCAGACAGGAAAGGTTGTCTCCCTTTTTATGTTTGATATACCCAAGCAGGTATTCAAAATAGATTTTAAAAGACGAGAGGAGAGAAAAATGAAATTCGGCGAATTGAAAAGTTGGCAGAAAAAGAGACTGCTTTTCAGCTTATTAACCTATGTTATTGTCATTGTTGTTTTTCTGGCGTACGCTGCGGTAACCATGTACACCGACAAAAAAGCAGAAGATGACTACTGGGTTTCAATGCTGCAGACGCCAAAAGACATTGAGGAGAGGGCGGCTCAGTTTGATCAGAATGCGACCAGGGTGCAGGTCGGTACCTATGTCGAGAACCTAAAGGAAGTCAACCTGAAAACTTCAAGCTTCCGCATGGTGGTTTTGATCTGGTTTAAATGGGAGGGAAATGATAATCTGGATATGGCCAAGCATTTCCGTATCTATAAAGGAACCATTAACAAGACAGAAACCGTTAAAAATTATCATGAAAATGGCGAAAATTATCAGGCGGTCCGGTGTGATGTGTCCATTACTAAGAACTACTGGAACCGTCGTTTCCCGCTGGAATCCCATCAGCTTCGTATGTATGTGGAATCCGAACTGCCGGTGGATGAGGTTGTATTTGTTAACGACAGTGAAAACAGCGGCGTTAACGGCTCGCTGGGAATCTCCGGCTATGATTTGAGGCGCAATGAAACCGGAACAACCATGATCGAATACGACAATAACCACGGCGACCCTGAGATACCGGGAGGCATCATCAACTCAGAGCATATTACCGCGCTGGAGCTCAACCGCGACAGCATGGGATTGTATGTCAAATGCTTTATCGCGCTGGTTGGAACCATTACCTGGGTACTCATCACCCTGTTTATCTGTACCTATCACCGTGTCGACCCGCTCAGCATGATTCCCGCAGCCCTTTTCGGGACCGTTACCAATATTATGGTTGGGGCAAACCTGCTTCCGGATGCCCTTCAGCTTGGTCTGCTTGAATTTGTCAATATTTTCGGCATTGTGACCATTCTGGCAGTGGCGATGACAATCATCAATATCAACCGGATTCGGAACAAATATGAGGATCGTGATTTCGCAAGCTTCTACGGGCGCATCATGTTCTACACCATTGTCGTCCTTGTTGTAGCCGGAAACATCATCCTGCCCATATCTGCGTATATGTTCTAAGGACCGGGGCGTTGATCTATGCGTGAACAGATATACAAAATTGTTAAAAAAGCGGAGCCGGGAGATGTTATCAGCAAATATTATGATGTATTCATCATGGTGGTAGCCTTCATCAGTGTCTGCCCGCTCATGTTTAAGGAATCCAATTCGCTGCTGGTGATGATTGACACCATCACTGTTTATATTCTTTTTACCGATTATATCTTTAATTGGATTACCTATGATTACAAGATTAAAAAAGACTCACCCTGGGTGTTTGTGGCCTATCCCTTTACACCCTTTGCGCTGATCGACCTGCTTTCAATCCTGCCGTCCCTGGGACTGCTGGGCGCAGGCTTCCGTATTCTGCGTGTGCTGCGTGTGTTTAAGGTGCTGTATTATTCCAAGACCTTCTCCTACGTAGCCAATGTTTTCAAAAATGAGCGCAAAACTCTGGGTTATGTGCTCATCATCGCGCTGGCCTATATCTTTGTATCTGCGCTGGCCATGTTTGCCTATGAGCCGGACACCTTTGATAATTTTTTCGAGGCGCTCTACTGGGCAACCACTGCCCTGACCACTGTTGGCTACGGGGATGTATACCCCGTCACCGAGGTGGGGCGTTTGATCAGTATGATTTCATCACTCTTTGGTATCGCGGTGATCGCAATGCCAGCCGGTGTTGTTACCGCAGGGTTTATGGATGAAATCGGACGTGCGAAAGAGCTGGAACGCCTTGAAAAGGCTAAAAAAGACGGGAAGAACCTTGAGGAAGTCATCGAGGAGGAACTGGAGGAACAGAATGAGTAATAAGACACGCTATTTAATCATCATGGTTTTGGGCGTTGTAATGAACCGGCTGCTCTATGTTCTCTCAATGCATTTTGACTTGCCCTTCTGGCTGGACATGTCCGGCACCGTCTTGGCAGCATTGCTGCTTGAGCCCACAGCCGGGCTTCTGGTGGGGCTTGTGAATAATTTTGGGCTGGCAGTGTTTAACTACAGCAGCAGCTCGCTGATTTTCTATGCGGTCAGTGCCTCCGCCGCCCTGGTGGTGGGGGTGAATATGCGCCGAAACGGAGAGATCGACTGGAAGCGCACAGTTCCAACCATGGGCCTGCTGGTTTTAGTCACTGGTGTCCTGTCCGCCCTGCTCAGTATCTGGCAGACCGGCGGGACGCTTACCCATCCCTGGGAGGTTTATTTTTATGATTTAGCGGTGTCTGCCGGTATCCCCTGGGTGCTGGCCTGCTTCATTGGCACCATGGTCATCAAAGTTTTTGATGTGATTGCCACGGCCGGTATCATCGCATTGCTTTACTTCGTTTTGCCAAATAGCCTGAAATATCCTCCGGAAACACTCATAGAAAAAGAAAAGATTTAGATAATACAGTTGAAATAAAAACACAAAAAACAGAAACGGTGCTGCACAAAACCGCTTCTGTTTTTTTATTGTCTGAACACTTTGCTGTTTTTATGATGTTTACCGGCGGCCTGCCGTCTGCGCGGCAGGATTAAGGAGAACAGAGGCTTCAAATACATGAGGGTCATCATTAAATTTTGCAAAGCCGCTGTATTTCTCAGTTATCCGTCGAACCGAGTGGATACCGATCCCCTCAGCATCGCGTTTGGAGGACATAAAGGCACCGTCCTTTTTACAGATTGTATGATCATAACTGTTTTTAATGGAAATCACTACCGAACCTTTACCCGAGATACCGAGCTTTACATAAATAAAGCGGTTTGTGCCCTTCTGGCGCAGGCAGGCCTCCACGGCGTTTTCAAACAGGTTGCCAAAAACCACACAGAGATCGCCCTCAGAAAAAAGCAGCGGATCGGGAAGCTTAATGTCAATCCGCAGGTCGATGGCATTTTGGCGTGCGAGAGCGGCATAATGCTGTGCAATGGCATCAATGGCAGCATTGCTGCATAGGGGCAGTTCCCTGTCCGATTCTGCAGACTGCAGGCTGACGCTCAGGCAGGTGTCGATCTGCTCAAAAGCGCTGTTTTCTGCATAGCCTTTGAGCATGAGCAGGGTGTGCTTCAGATTATGGCGGGCCTTCGCGTTTTCCTCAATATTTTTTTTCAGGCGGTTATACTGTTCATGCTGCATACTGGCCTGATAATCTGATATTTCCAGTTTGTTTTGAAGCTCAGCAGTCCGCTGGTTTTCCTGGATCAGCCTTAAAATAACATAATAGGTTAAAAAAGTGCCGATAAACCAGACAAAAGGCAAAAGATGCGCTGGAATAGATGTAAGATTTAAAGAACCGGGATAGATACAGAACCGGTACAGCAGAAAAAAGCAGACGGGAACGATCCATAAATACCGCCAGTAAGACATATTGCCTGTCTCGAGAATAGTGGGCTTAATGACTTTTACAGTGAAGAATCCAACAAAGGGCAGCGTGAACACAAAAATTAAAAACTGAATAAAAGCAGACAAAAATGGGTTAGCGAGCAGAGAAGGCTTACAGAATATCTGGCTGAAAAATACCACGATATCCAGATAGTTCTTAATAATAAATACCACAAAAAAGTTAAGGAAAAAATTTTCTTTAACACTTAACAGAAAGATCAGGCCGATGGTGACATTAAATAACACACTGACAACGATCCGCGCATTGCCGGAATCGGGCATGACATTAAGCGTAAAGACAGCAGCATAGGTGACAGTGCTTGAAATCAGGAGCACAGCAACCATCAAAATATTAACGCCAGTACCAAACCGAAAATTGCCTTTAAAAACTGCGCAGTATAGAAAAAGCGCCGGCAGGAGCTGAATAAGTGAAAGCAGTGCAGCAAAAGCGAATTGATCCAAAACCAACCTCCACGATTTACATGAGTTGCCCTCATTTTACCATAGAACCGAAGCATTTGTATAGCGCGCTGTTCAACAATACAGTAAAATTAAAAAGCCGGAGCAATCCGGTTTTTTTGTGGTCCTTTAATAACGATAAAATTAATTGATGAAATCGGTATGTTTGTGACAGGTGTTATTGCACGCCCTATAGAAGAAAACAGATTAAAAGTATAAAGATAAAAATCAATACAGAGTTATCTTTTAGTATAAAACAATCCATATGAAGTGTATGTAAGCGGTAAAAATAAAGATCGTAGAATACCATATTCTACGTCATTTTTTTACTTTTTATGGATTCTATTATATCATTTATAAATTGCTATTACTAGCAAAATTCTAATTAATTTTTAGTAGGGAGGCATGATTATGAAAAAGACATTTTCAATGTGGTCAGAATCAATTCGTCGTTTTTTCTCAAAAAGATCAGTAACGCTGGAAGCGTTCAGCCGCGAATGGATAAGAGAACGTAGCAATGAAGGAAAGATTAAGGAGTCTACACTCACCAATTATCAGCGTATTATTGAACGCTATTTGTTACCTGAACTCGGTGGTCTGAGGCTGGATACTGTGACCGGTGAAGTAGTACAGGATTTTGTAAAAAAACTGGAGAAAAGAGCCCTTAAGACATCCACGATTCAGGGCATTATCGGCAGGTTATCATCAATTATGGAAAAGGCAGTGGAAACGGGATTGATTAATAAAAATCCCTGTGGGCACATTGTCATTCAGAAAAAATGGCAGACCACAACAGGAAAAATTTTAACAATTGAGGATCAAAAAGCCCTGACACACTGGCTTTTATCACATGAGCATAGCCTGAGCCTTGCCGTACAGCTCGGTCTCTTCGCGGGGATGCGCATCAGTGAGATTGCGGCGCTGCAATGGAAGGACATTGATCTGAAAAGTGGGTTTATTCAAGTTCGCAGAAATGTTCAGCGTGTAAAAAATCATGAAGCCGGCCAGCGCAAAACCATTAACCAGATTGGCACGCCTAAATCCCCAAAAGCCTTTCGATCAATTCCCATTACATCCATTTTAATGAAATCACTCAAAGGATATGAAAAAAAGGGTGTAAAACCGGAAGCTTTTGTAATTGCAAAAAAAGGTGGCTCAGCCTATGATGTAAGAACGATACAGCGCTATTTTAAAAAGATTATTTCTGCCTTGAAAATAGATAATTACCGTTTTCATGATCTACGGCACACCTTTGCGACCAGGGCGAAGGAAAGCGGAATGGACATACAGATCATCAGTGAAATCCTGGGCCATTCGGAAACAGCTGTCACCATGAACATCTATCTGCATATTACAGATCTCCATAAAAAACAAGAGATGGTGCTTTTGGACAAACTAAACTCAACAATATATGGAAAAGCGGCGTAAATTGTCGTGAAATATGGTATTCTACGAACTTTCATTTAAAAATATACCCTGTATTCTAAGGAATCACAATAAAGGTAGAGAGCATGCAAGCATTGATTAAGACTCAGTTTGAGCGCTGTTCAGAAAGCGTTCGGCAGCATTGCCTGCGTACAGGCAGCTGGATAAGGAAAATAATAAAAGAATTGGGGCGTGAAGAACTGCTTTCAATCTGGCAGTTGGAAGAAATGTCTCCGATAGATTATCACGACATTGGAAAAGCGGAAACAGGAGAGACTCCTGGCCATTGTACAATGGGCGCGCAGTTTTTCAGAAATCTTTATGAAACAA
The DNA window shown above is from Eubacterium limosum and carries:
- a CDS encoding sensor histidine kinase — protein: MDARIAVVTCLAQLIPCFFCFFAVFIEHIRVPKWVWFVIMVSTLAFSVFITNIYFTPGSTFYSIRGVLSFVFLLFIVAAALFCIRDNYFTNLFVLCFLTNYNDYIQLLAKTFNIVWSSRFGPFDYPLDFTITLVLLELAAFPFLFWFMQKIIKPVIEQTSDMHAWRYLWIIPISFYCIFRIGLYPTFCDSSLVWHNSLFLLPVAWIIGTIMTYYIVMRTLLESFTNSRLQSKLSVMDLQIELQKEQYEHLQKNIEGTRAARHDLRHNLLALKGYADQRDTTGLLRYINHYLKILDTDEVTSFCENYAVDTILRHYYLMAHKAGIEVGITVNLPKELPITEMDACVVLGNLLENALEACLLQTRLHRFIHVSIGIAGQRMVAINIKNSYENEIRQERDIFYSSKRDGEGIGLTSVRHIAEKHHGFAHFDYADHIFKASVLLMPDSKSK
- a CDS encoding LytR/AlgR family response regulator transcription factor; its protein translation is MKIAIIDDLRTECELLSEYIHRYCADHQLDAEVTLFKSGSHFLECFTPHTFDLIFLDIYMDGLNGIETAEKIRETDSDCLLIFSTTSQFHAVKGFRVRAFDYLVKPYSYEVFEETMRYCDETLFKQSRYIEVKEGRTHVKIFLKDIVYTDYSNHYIYIHTKRRIVKCYMPFSDFSALLLPYPQFVNCYRNCIVNMDEVDVLDEKDFVMLSGERVPINRGLRTEIRQRYANYEFDKLNRRL
- a CDS encoding ion transporter, which produces MREQIYKIVKKAEPGDVISKYYDVFIMVVAFISVCPLMFKESNSLLVMIDTITVYILFTDYIFNWITYDYKIKKDSPWVFVAYPFTPFALIDLLSILPSLGLLGAGFRILRVLRVFKVLYYSKTFSYVANVFKNERKTLGYVLIIALAYIFVSALAMFAYEPDTFDNFFEALYWATTALTTVGYGDVYPVTEVGRLISMISSLFGIAVIAMPAGVVTAGFMDEIGRAKELERLEKAKKDGKNLEEVIEEELEEQNE
- a CDS encoding sensor histidine kinase → MDQFAFAALLSLIQLLPALFLYCAVFKGNFRFGTGVNILMVAVLLISSTVTYAAVFTLNVMPDSGNARIVVSVLFNVTIGLIFLLSVKENFFLNFFVVFIIKNYLDIVVFFSQIFCKPSLLANPFLSAFIQFLIFVFTLPFVGFFTVKVIKPTILETGNMSYWRYLWIVPVCFFLLYRFCIYPGSLNLTSIPAHLLPFVWFIGTFLTYYVILRLIQENQRTAELQNKLEISDYQASMQHEQYNRLKKNIEENAKARHNLKHTLLMLKGYAENSAFEQIDTCLSVSLQSAESDRELPLCSNAAIDAIAQHYAALARQNAIDLRIDIKLPDPLLFSEGDLCVVFGNLFENAVEACLRQKGTNRFIYVKLGISGKGSVVISIKNSYDHTICKKDGAFMSSKRDAEGIGIHSVRRITEKYSGFAKFNDDPHVFEASVLLNPAAQTAGRR
- a CDS encoding tyrosine-type recombinase/integrase — encoded protein: MKKTFSMWSESIRRFFSKRSVTLEAFSREWIRERSNEGKIKESTLTNYQRIIERYLLPELGGLRLDTVTGEVVQDFVKKLEKRALKTSTIQGIIGRLSSIMEKAVETGLINKNPCGHIVIQKKWQTTTGKILTIEDQKALTHWLLSHEHSLSLAVQLGLFAGMRISEIAALQWKDIDLKSGFIQVRRNVQRVKNHEAGQRKTINQIGTPKSPKAFRSIPITSILMKSLKGYEKKGVKPEAFVIAKKGGSAYDVRTIQRYFKKIISALKIDNYRFHDLRHTFATRAKESGMDIQIISEILGHSETAVTMNIYLHITDLHKKQEMVLLDKLNSTIYGKAA